The proteins below come from a single Miscanthus floridulus cultivar M001 chromosome 1, ASM1932011v1, whole genome shotgun sequence genomic window:
- the LOC136464828 gene encoding uncharacterized protein: MRKGAAVGAGPAPERRPSSDPRLPGATPLSAPPRRVGLRTLVRVTVLRSTVELFHGESEIKILFFSGGTLPNRPLGMSSSLVLMVVMTAALLSSIAALVTVKVGKVSAQLLQAELARIIPVRWDWEVQQLGANSYVVPFPSKEELDRMIAIDTINTKNKEGTISFAEFVDDVQPIKVLEQVWLNVTGVPRRLRSFLSLWAVGTIVGATQKVDMVHLRATGQARILVAVFDPKKIPGMADVCVGTSIYRLFFKAEEDLQADTGADPSDEDLLSDKDLEEGDREMEDAEDPNPQNPQDNRKSSQQAPQHTQNVPPMQQANLVDEALDLACEQLLDEISLKVALESDLGTTRKSYSPPTQEELAFFNSNNTLFSSAVVPLPSTKIASTFVDASGEGGEGFTPPLPSPSPPLELVSLAAPIDIGCGLVGGSSEAALSSTSTAVETGIMTSVPAAVEEPEYAPAAQGRGPAPPPLEVTALMAAQGGGSATSTEETLRLDSSSPNVEVAQVMESTAAEVQEGGPTSPLAPLSTPTGGETVVVPASATWGEVAGTTATATLSTQPGEAVETPLPAAPSPPATTLGEAAVAPAGASQAVLEAALLEGAGATSPSLEGASNPTPVVVPIKELRRSTRNATLADVHTLHKAERLTAKKNLEFSGNSFNTFPDSKIISNLGRVGINLESSTVAVLKNIEVARSAFCQNTKKGCSSSRCSDIESDVEKEDHLEGILSHACGDLNENMPVAELDSIIDAPPLSTKKIYNNAKIRGKVKLLKKAKTPSKIIIK, encoded by the exons aTCCACGGTGGAGCTGTTCCATGGTGAATCTGAGATCAAGATTCTCTTTTTCAGTGGTGGAACTCTGCCAAACAGGCCACTAGGAATGAGTTCTAGTCTGGTGCTGATGGTGGTGATGACAGCTGCACTGTTG TCTTCAATTGCAGCACTCGTCACTGTCAAAGTCGGCAAAGTATCGGCACAGTTACTTCAGGCGGAGCTGGCTAGGATTATCCCGGTCCGTTGGGATTGGGAGGTACAACAGCTGGGGGCTAACTCTTATGTTGTCCCCTTCCCCAGCAAAGAAGAACTGGATCGCATGATAGCAATAGACACCATCAACACAAAGAACAAGGAAGGCACTATATCTTTTGCTGAGTTTGTGGATGATGTGCAGCCTATTAAGGTGTTGGAGCAGGTATGGCTAAATGTCACCGGTGTCCCTAGGCGCCTGCGTTCGTTCCTATCGCTGTGGGCAGTGGGGACTATTGTTGGAGCTACGCAGAAGGTGGACATGGTTCATCTCAGGGCAACAGGTCAAGCCCGCATTCTAGTGGCTGTTTTTGACCCCAAGAAGATACCAGGTATGGCGGACGTTTGTGTTGGCACTAGTATCTACCGCCTATTTTTCAAGGCGGAGGAAGATTTACAAGCCGACACCGGTGCTGATCCGTCTGATGAGGACTTGTTGAGTGATAAAGATCTGGAGGAGGGAGACCGTGAAATGGAAGATGCGGAAGATCCTAACCCGCAGAACCCTCAGGATAATAGGAAGTCTTCCCAACAAGCACCGCAGCATACTCAAAATGTCCCACCTATGCAACAGGCAAATCTAGTAGATGAAGCTTTGGACTTGGCCTGTGAGCAACTCTTGGATGAGATCAGTCTTAAAGTTGCTTTGGAGTCTGACCTGGGGACTACCAGGAAGAGTTACTCTCCACCAACACAAGAAGAATTAGCGTTTTTTAACTCTAATAATACTCTTTTTTCTTCTGCTGTTGTGCCACTACCTTCGACAAAGATTGCTAGTACATTTGTCGACGCTTCGGGTGAGGGAGGAGAGGGCTTTACTCCGCCATTGCCCTCCCCCTCGCCACCGCTGGAGCTGGTGTCTCTTGCTGCCCCTATTGATATAGGGTGCGGCCTCGTTGGGGGCTCATCGGAGGCGGCCCTCTCTTCTACTTCTACAGCGGTGGAGACCGGTATCATGACGTCGGTCCCTGCAGCGGTGGAGGAACCAGAGTACGCCCCCGCTGCACAGGGACGTGGCCCGGCACCCCCACCACTGGAGGTCACCGCCCTGATGGCTGCACAGGGAGGTGGCTCGGCCACATCGACGGAGGAGACGCTCCGGCTTGACTCGTCGTCACCCAATGTTGAGGTGGCTCAGGTGATGGAGTCCACCGCTGCGGAGGTTCAGGAGGGGGGCCCTACTTCGCCACTCGCCCCCCTGTCCACGCCGACCGGGGGAGAGACAGTGGTGGTGCCGGCCTCTGCTACCTGGGGAGAGGTAGCGGGGACTACCGCCACTGCTACTCTCTCCACCCAGCCTGGAGAGGCTGTGGAGACGCCACTGCCTGCTGCACCCTCTCCCCCTGCTACGACCTTGGGAGAGGCAGCGGTGGCACCAGCCGGTGCATCTCAGGCCGTCTTGGAGGCAGCATTGTTGGAAGGAGCGGGTGCTACCTCACCATCTCTTGAGGGAGCCTCCAATCCCACACCTGTGGTGGTTCCCATCAAAGAACTACGACGGAGCACCAGAAACGCAACTTTAGCGGATGTTCATACACTCCATAAGGCGGAACGTTTGACGGCGAAAAAGAACCTCGAATTCTCAGGTAactcttttaatacctttccagATTCGAAAATTATTTCAAACCTTGGTAGGGTAGGCATCAACCTAGAATCCTCTACTGTTGCAGTTTTAAAAAATATTGAGGTAGCTAGGTCAGCCTTTtgtcaaaatacaaaaaaaggTTGTTCTTCCTCTAGGTGCTCTGAtatagagagtgatgttgagaaagAGGACCACCTTGAGGGTATTCTCAGCCACGCTTGTGGAGATCTAAATGAGAATATGCCGGTTGCTGAGTTGGATTCCATCATTGATGCACCACCTCTCAGTACAAAGAAGATTTATAACAATGCCAAAATTCGTGGCAAAGTCAAACTTCTTAAAAAGGCCAAAACCCCTTCTAAAATCATTATAAAATGA
- the LOC136497082 gene encoding inactive beta-amylase 9-like, with the protein MEAALMQPAAAATPARWRCVGDASLAGHGQQRLAGVVRLGVARRAASGAVRASSSSSRLLGPVRALVSEERGEDATAGERAAAGGEEEEEGAVRLFVGLPADAVVSDGSGVSRPRAVSAALRALKLLGVDGVELPVSWAVVQPGSGGWFEWAGYRTVAAMVRDAGLDLRVSLRTDGDALPEWVADAADADPDVLFTDRSGHRRVGCLSFAVDELPVLVGKSPLQAYEAFFRSFADEFEDFLGSTITDVTVSLGPNGELQYPSYPPGNQGSHGYAGIGEFQCYDKYMLARLKRHAESSGQPLWGLSGPHDGPRYDESPESSGFFREPGGSWKSAYGEFFLSWYAGELLGHGDRVLAAASRALGGKPVVLSAKVPLLRGPIPVDATAGLHGGYGPVAEMFARHGCAVIASGVEAQPDAAAVERLARIKAACAEHGARLAAESAPLAAARDGAGSAAGGVWLSGGRTRPCQFTYQRMGAEFFSPAHWPLFVRFVRALECPEEAHEDDLPASANGGERLTVPSAAAAAPQGEATKEVQTV; encoded by the exons ATGGAGGCCGCGCTGAtgcagccggcggcggcggcgacaccgGCGAGGTGGCGGTGCGTGGGGGACGCGTCGCTGGCAGGCCACGGCCAGCAGCGCCTAGCCGGCGTCGTCCGGCTCGGCGTGGCGCGGCGTGCGGCCAGCGGGGCTGTCCGggccagcagtagcagcagcaggctgCTGGGCCCCGTGCGGGCGCTCGTCTCCGAGGAGCGGGGCGAGGATGCCACCGCCGGGGAGCGGGCGGCGGCGGGaggcgaggaagaggaggagggcgcggtgaggCTGTTCGTGGGCCTCCCCGCGGACGCGGTGGTCTCCGACGGCAGCGGGGTGAGCCGCCCCAGGGCCGTCTCGGCGGCGCTGCGTGCGCTCAAGCTGCTCGGCGTCGACGGCGTGGAGCTGCCGGTGTCATGGGCCGTCGTGCAGCCCGGGTCCGGAGGATGGTTCGAGTGGGCCGGGTACCGCACCGTCGCCGCCATGGTCCGCGACGCCGGGCTCGATCTCCGCGTCTCGCTCCGCACCGACGGCGACGCGCTCCCCGAGTGGGTGGCCGACGCGGCGGACGCCGACCCCGACGTCCTCTTCACCGACCGGTCAGGGCACCGCCGCGTCGGGTGCCTGTccttcgccgtcgacgagctcccTGTGCTCGTCGGCAAGTCGCCGCTCCAGgcctacgaggccttcttccGCAGCTTCGCTGACGAGTTCGAGGACTTCTTGGGGTCAACCATTACG GATGTGACTGTGAGCCTGGGTCCTAACGGCGAGCTCCAGTACCCGTCATACCCGCCGGGGAACCAGGGCTCCCATGGCTACGCCGGCATCGGCGAGTTCCAGTGCTACGACAAGTACATGCTGGCCCGGCTGAAGCGCCACGCCGAGTCGTCGGGGCAGCCGCTGTGGGGCCTGTCAGGCCCACACGACGGGCCGCGGTACGACGAGTCGCCGGAGTCGTCCGGCTTCTTCAGGGAGCCGGGGGGCTCGTGGAAGTCCGCGTACGGGGAGTTCTTCCTGTCCTGGTACGCCGGGGAGCTCCTGGGGCACGGCGACCGCGTCCTGGCCGCGGCGTCCAGGGCGTTGGGCGGCAAGCCCGTGGTGCTGTCCGCCAAGGTGCCGCTCCTGCGCGGGCCGATCCCCGTCGACGCCACCGCGGGGCTCCACGGCGGGTACGGCCCGGTCGCCGAGATGTTCGCGCGGCACGGGTGCGCGGTGATCGCGTCCGGCGTGGAGGCACAGCCCGACGCCGCGGCGGTGGAGCGCCTGGCCCGGATCAAGGCCGCCTGCGCGGAGCACGGCGCGCGTCTCGCGGCGGAGAGCGCGCCTCTCGCCGCGGCGCGCGACGGCGCCGGCTCCGCGGCGGGCGGCGTGTGGCTGTCCGGCGGGCGCACCCGGCCGTGCCAGTTCACGTACCAGCGGATGGGCGCGGAGTTCTTCTCGCCGGCGCACTGGCCGCTGTTCGTGCGGTTCGTGCGCGCGCTGGAGTGCCCCGAGGAGGCCCATGAGGACGACCTGCCGGCCAGCGCTAACGGCGGCGAGCGGCTCACCGTGCCGTCCGCAGCCGCGGCCGCCCCGCAGGGCGAAGCCACGAAGGAGGTGCAGACCGTGTGA
- the LOC136543259 gene encoding tubby-like F-box protein 6, translated as MSFRSLIQDMRDEFGSISRHSLRSRSHRSAGNASRAAAAGPSEAMDQSCWSQLPPELLREVLVRIEASESWWPARKDVVSCAGVCRTWRGIMKEAVRVPEVSGKLTFPISLKQPGPRDGTLKCFIRRNRTTQTYYLYIGLTEAYDVKFLLAARKCRKPTCTDYLISLDKVDMSKGSSTYIGKLRSNFLGTKFTVYDAHPPYDGAVVSKSRSARVVGLNQVSSRVPAGNYPVSHISYELNVLGSRGPRRMNCVMDSIPASAVEEGGKAPTQTEFLLSSLDSFPSIPFFRSKSARIESSTAQSSSQKKDRLVLKNKSPRWHEQLQCWCLNFRGRVTVASVKNFQLVASDDNGPGNQENVKVILQFGKIGKDLFTMDYRYPISAFQAFAICLSSFDTKIACE; from the exons ATGTCGTTCAGGAGCCTGATTCAGGACATGAGGGACGAGTTCGGGAGCATCTCGCGGCACAGCCTGCGGTCCCGGTCTCACCGCTCCGCCGGGAACGCGTCGCGGGCGGCGGCCGCGGGGCCGTCGGAGGCGATGGACCAGAGCTGCTGGTCGCAGCTGCCCCCCGAGCTCCTGCGGGAGGTGCTGGTGAGGATCGAGGCGTCGGAGAGCTGGTGGCCAGCGCGCAAGGACGTGGTGTCATGCGCCGGCGTCTGCCGGACCTGGAGGGGCATCATGAAGGAGGCCGTGCGCGTCCCGGAGGTGTCAGGGAAGCTCACGTTCCCCATCTCGCTTAAGCAG CCTGGCCCAAGGGATGGCACTCTTAAATGTTTCATCAGGAGGAATCGAACTACTCAGACATATTATCTGTATATTGGATTGACAGAAG CATATGATGTGAAGTTCCTACTTGCTGCACGCAAGTGTCGTAAGCCCACGTGCACAGACTACCTAATTTCTCTTGATAAGGTTGATATGTCGAAGGGAAGCAGCACCTATATTGGCAAGCTAAG ATCAAACTTCCTTGGAACAAAGTTCACTGTCTATGATGCTCATCCACCATATGATGGAGCTGTGGTCTCAAAGAGTCGCTCTGCACGTGTGGTTGGTTTGAACCAAGTCTCCTCTAGAGTTCCAGCTGGGAATTATCCGGTTTCACATATTTCTTACGAGCTGAATGTACTGGGCTCCAG AGGTCCAAGAAGGATGAACTGTGTTATGGATTCCATCCCTGCATCGGCTGTTGAGGAAGGAGGGAAAGCTCCTACACAAACTGAATTTCTACTTAGCAGCCTTGACTCTTTCCCATCAATTCCATTCTTCAGATCTAAATCAGCTCGGATAGAAAGTTCAACAGCGCAATCATCCAGTCAGAAGAAAGATAGGTTGGTGCTGAAGAACAAGTCTCCTAGgtggcatgaacaactgcagtgtTGGTGCCTGAATTTCCGTGGGCGGGTCACTGTTGCGTCGGTTAAAAACTTTCAGTTGGTGGCTTCTGATGACAATGGACCAGGGAACCAAGAGAATGTCAAGGTCATTCTCCAATTTggaaagattggaaaagacttgttcaCCATGGACTACCGTTATCCAATATCGGCATTTCAAGCTTTTGCAATTTGTCTGAGCAGTTTTGATACAAAAATAGCCTGCGAATGA